TGAGTCTCTCCGAAACTGCTTAGCCCAACAGTCCTACTTACTCCTTCATGCACTGGCATCCATCATGGTGTATGGGCAGgtcctgcaccgccaaggccccGAGGAGAGCTTCATCAACCTCAACGTCGGCGGCTTTAAGCAGCAAGTGGAACGAGTGGTCCTCCAACGCTTTCCCCACACGCGACTGGCCCAACTTCTGTATTGCAGCTCAGAGGCTGCTATTCTCCAGGTTTGTGATGACTATGCAGCAGCCGAACGCGAGTATTATTTTGACCGAAATCCATGTTTTTTCCGCTACGTGCTGAATTTTTACCATACCGGGAAGATCCACCTTATGGAGGAGTTGTGCGTGTTTAGCTTCAGCCAGGAGTTGGAATACTGGGGCATCAAAGAGCTTCACCTGGACACTTGCTGCAGCAACAGATTTCAAGAACAGAAAGAGTATGATGGAGATAACGACTGGGGAAATGACGATGACCCACAGAACCAGCTGCAGGACAGCTTAGATTCATCCATGGAGGAACTATCAGCGTTTGACAAAGACTTGGAAAAGTTTGAAGGCACCTGGTGCTCAGAGAAGCGCAAGGAACTCTGGCTGCGACTTGAAAACCCAGGATACTCGCTCTCTGCGAAAATCATGGCGGTGCTTTCGCTGAGTGTGGTACTGATGAGTATCATAGCCATGTGTGTTCATAGCATGCCTGAGTTCCACCAAGTGGACATTAATGATAAAGAAGTGGAGAACCCGGTGTTGGATGTGTTCGAGACTTTTTGCGTCCTCTGGTTCTCTATCGAGTTCGTCCTACGATTGGCTGTCACGCCATGTTTGTGCAAATTCCTGAGCAATGCACTAAACATTATTGATTTTGCATCTATTGTTCCATTTTATGCCACGTTGGCATTTGAAACCATGGATGCTGAGGAAAGCGAGGAGCTTGAGAATGTAGGAAGAGTTGTGCAAATCCTGCGCCTCATGCGTATCTTTCG
Above is a genomic segment from Garra rufa chromosome 2, GarRuf1.0, whole genome shotgun sequence containing:
- the LOC141325887 gene encoding delayed-rectifier potassium channel regulatory subunit KCNS3-like, with the translated sequence MVYGQVLHRQGPEESFINLNVGGFKQQVERVVLQRFPHTRLAQLLYCSSEAAILQVCDDYAAAEREYYFDRNPCFFRYVLNFYHTGKIHLMEELCVFSFSQELEYWGIKELHLDTCCSNRFQEQKEYDGDNDWGNDDDPQNQLQDSLDSSMEELSAFDKDLEKFEGTWCSEKRKELWLRLENPGYSLSAKIMAVLSLSVVLMSIIAMCVHSMPEFHQVDINDKEVENPVLDVFETFCVLWFSIEFVLRLAVTPCLCKFLSNALNIIDFASIVPFYATLAFETMDAEESEELENVGRVVQILRLMRIFRILKLARHSVGLRSLGATLRHSYHEVGLLLLFLSVGISIFSVLIYFVEKEDDESELQTIPVGWWWATISMTTVGYGDTYPVTLAGKLIATLCIICGLLVVALPITIIFNKFSKYYQRQKALVESDQLHLEDEKLPNLSMPFLYIGDLYGQNMASLVHSASSRSSVGSEGDVTDASSIQDVEIVCPMKSKIRERPITAKHQQCQPISDKKYMAEDTAKNLLTSNQWRAEQEFLKRFTLRKCEDKRLSISLHVGISLSQHKAKSSSSFKPNSLPVGENRQMNLHKCTSSLYRPETQETTGFLLEVI